The proteins below come from a single Longimicrobium sp. genomic window:
- the udk gene encoding uridine kinase, translating into MKPFLIGIAGGTGSGKTTVARRIYQSLHLDSAVFIDHDAYYRDLAHMTVEERQRMNFDHPDSLDNDLLIGQLERLLAGEAVEKPVYDFTRHTRAAETVRIAPRHVILVDGILLFADARLRDMFDLKIFVDTEADVRFIRRLRRDIQTRGRSLDAVIDQYLNTVRPMHFEFVEPTKRYADVILPRGGQNTAGIEVIAARIRERLAEKARAEAGEG; encoded by the coding sequence ATGAAACCGTTCCTGATCGGGATCGCCGGGGGCACCGGCTCGGGGAAGACCACCGTGGCGCGCCGCATCTACCAGTCGCTGCACCTGGACTCGGCGGTGTTCATCGACCACGACGCCTACTACCGCGACCTCGCCCACATGACGGTGGAGGAGCGGCAGCGGATGAACTTCGACCACCCCGACTCGCTGGACAACGACCTGCTGATCGGGCAGCTGGAGCGGCTGCTGGCGGGGGAGGCGGTGGAGAAGCCCGTCTACGACTTCACCCGCCACACCCGCGCCGCCGAGACGGTGAGGATCGCGCCGCGCCACGTGATCCTGGTGGACGGCATCCTCCTCTTTGCCGACGCGCGCCTGCGGGACATGTTCGACCTCAAGATCTTCGTGGACACGGAGGCGGACGTGCGCTTCATCCGCCGCCTGCGCCGCGACATCCAGACGCGCGGGCGCTCGCTGGACGCGGTGATCGACCAGTACCTGAACACCGTTCGTCCCATGCACTTCGAGTTCGTGGAGCCCACCAAGCGCTACGCGGACGTCATCCTTCCGCGCGGCGGGCAGAACACCGCCGGCATCGAGGTGATCGCGGCTCGGATTCGGGAGCGGCTGGCGGAGAAGGCGAGGGCGGAGGCGGGGGAGGGGTGA
- a CDS encoding TonB-dependent receptor, which produces MIKRCSQTAAALLCAMLLAFGWTGGAQAQGVTTSAVSGRVTNAAGAPVAGARVLVTSGSTGAQSRVVTREDGRYLVTGLQPGSGYRVEVSGLGLAPQTRTGVTLTLSQTLRLDFSLAAQAIAIEGITARAERSGATFSRTRTGPATTVRDSALQRLPTISRDLSDFTRLVPQIATSGGGSNAAGRNSRFNNIQIDGAVNNDLFGLSASGTPGGSAGTRPITMEAIQELQVVLAPFDVRQGGFTGAGINAVTKSGTNRFSGSASFFTRDQELVGRYRFRQADSIALSPEYSNFNETNFGASLGGPIIRNKVHFFVAGERTDRESPTGFVAGQQSSISDPLATRISQILTTQYGYDPGTVGEVKLGRESTNIFGRLDFNLSPNQRLTIRNNYVDAFDDNLARRNDLYQLGNTLYKFDSKTNSTVAQLNSTFGSNLSNELRVNRTTIRERRNPGTVQLPFVRVGAGGTNFVVAGPENSSVANALNQDLIEVTNDLTLSAGAHRITLGTHNEFFEFSNLFAQNIYGNYRFADTTALKAGTPNQYSYTFLNPANPNARERAEFKVRQLSAYLQDQWEAQDNLTITAGLRLDRTSFPDKPAQNDSVAKYYQRNTGTVGGEDMQFSPRLGFNWDLTGDQVTQVRGGVGLFSGRTPYVWVSNAFGNTGLDYVRFTCNTPSVPAFVTDPTKQPTACTGATSFTPNEINTLSPNFKLPQVFRASFGVDRRLPRDFVVTFEGLFNQSLSDPVYRNLAIRTDSLTGPVATGGYVEGRPRFSRRYPNGSFPATSGLARLGEVYEVYNTDENYTYSLTGQLQKTFSRTLDVRLAYTYTDSKDVNPLRSSTASSNFVFNLADANPNDPNLRPSDWLVKHRILASGTYSANFIRRAPTEISFIYEGESGRPYSYRYDGDVNNDNATSNDLIYIPRSIGEVRFQAASATQPLTPEQSWANLNAFINRVECLRESRGKVLQRNACNQPWSNRFDVRLAQTVPSVGKQNVQLTLDVLNFGNLLNRSWGFNESVANQSDPLLRVTNNTPNANGRVELAPFAAGRQVFQPSNLGSRYQIQLGARYLF; this is translated from the coding sequence ATGATCAAACGCTGTTCGCAGACGGCAGCCGCGCTCCTATGCGCGATGCTGCTGGCGTTCGGCTGGACGGGAGGCGCGCAGGCACAGGGCGTCACCACGTCCGCCGTGTCGGGCCGCGTCACCAACGCCGCGGGCGCGCCGGTCGCCGGCGCGCGCGTGCTGGTGACCAGCGGCTCCACCGGCGCCCAGAGCCGCGTGGTGACGCGCGAAGACGGGCGCTACCTGGTCACCGGCCTCCAGCCGGGAAGCGGCTACCGCGTGGAAGTGAGCGGCCTGGGCCTGGCGCCGCAGACGCGCACCGGGGTGACGCTGACGCTCAGCCAGACCCTGCGCCTGGACTTCAGCCTCGCCGCGCAGGCGATCGCCATCGAAGGGATCACCGCGCGCGCCGAGCGCTCGGGCGCCACCTTCTCGCGCACGCGCACGGGTCCGGCCACCACGGTGCGGGACAGCGCCCTCCAGCGCCTCCCCACCATCAGCCGCGACCTCTCGGACTTCACGCGCCTGGTGCCGCAGATCGCCACGTCGGGCGGCGGCAGCAACGCGGCGGGGCGCAACTCGCGCTTCAACAACATCCAGATCGACGGCGCCGTCAACAACGACCTGTTCGGCCTTTCGGCCAGCGGCACGCCGGGCGGCTCGGCGGGCACGCGCCCCATCACCATGGAGGCGATCCAGGAGCTCCAGGTGGTGCTGGCGCCGTTCGACGTGCGGCAGGGCGGCTTCACGGGCGCGGGGATCAACGCGGTCACCAAGAGCGGCACCAACCGCTTCTCGGGGAGCGCGTCGTTCTTCACCCGCGACCAGGAGCTCGTGGGGCGCTACCGCTTCCGGCAGGCCGACTCGATCGCGCTGTCGCCGGAGTACAGCAACTTCAACGAGACCAACTTCGGCGCCTCGCTGGGCGGGCCGATCATCCGCAACAAGGTGCACTTCTTCGTGGCCGGCGAGCGCACGGACCGCGAGTCGCCCACGGGCTTCGTGGCCGGGCAGCAGTCGTCGATCAGCGACCCGCTGGCCACCCGCATCTCGCAGATCCTGACGACGCAGTACGGCTACGATCCGGGCACGGTGGGCGAGGTCAAGCTAGGCCGTGAGAGCACCAACATCTTCGGCCGCCTGGACTTCAACCTGTCGCCCAACCAGCGCCTGACCATCCGCAACAACTACGTGGATGCGTTCGACGACAACCTGGCGCGGCGCAACGACCTGTACCAGCTGGGGAACACGCTGTACAAGTTCGACAGCAAGACGAACTCCACCGTGGCGCAGCTGAACAGCACCTTCGGCTCGAACCTGTCCAACGAGCTCCGCGTCAACCGCACCACCATCCGCGAGCGCCGCAACCCGGGGACGGTTCAGCTTCCCTTCGTGCGCGTGGGCGCGGGCGGCACCAACTTCGTGGTGGCGGGTCCGGAGAACAGCTCGGTGGCCAACGCGCTGAACCAGGACCTCATCGAGGTCACGAACGACCTGACGCTCTCGGCGGGGGCCCACCGCATCACGCTGGGCACGCACAACGAGTTCTTCGAGTTCAGCAACCTGTTCGCGCAGAACATCTACGGCAACTACCGCTTCGCGGACACCACGGCGCTCAAGGCCGGGACGCCGAACCAGTACTCCTACACCTTTTTGAACCCGGCCAACCCGAACGCGCGTGAGCGGGCGGAGTTCAAGGTGCGGCAGCTTTCCGCCTACCTGCAGGACCAGTGGGAGGCGCAGGACAACCTGACGATCACCGCCGGGCTGCGCCTGGACCGGACGAGCTTCCCTGACAAGCCGGCGCAGAACGACTCGGTCGCCAAGTACTACCAGCGCAACACCGGCACCGTGGGCGGCGAGGACATGCAGTTCTCCCCGCGCCTCGGCTTCAACTGGGACCTCACCGGTGACCAGGTGACGCAGGTGCGCGGCGGCGTGGGCCTGTTCAGCGGCCGTACGCCGTACGTGTGGGTGTCGAACGCCTTCGGCAACACGGGGCTGGACTACGTCCGCTTCACGTGCAACACGCCCAGCGTGCCGGCGTTCGTCACGGACCCGACCAAGCAGCCCACCGCGTGCACCGGGGCGACCAGCTTCACGCCCAACGAGATCAACACGCTCTCGCCGAACTTCAAGCTGCCGCAGGTGTTCCGCGCCTCGTTCGGCGTCGACCGCCGCCTGCCGCGCGACTTCGTGGTGACGTTCGAGGGGCTCTTCAACCAGTCGCTCAGCGACCCGGTGTACCGCAACCTGGCGATCCGCACGGACTCGCTTACGGGCCCGGTCGCCACGGGCGGCTACGTGGAGGGTCGTCCGCGCTTCTCGCGGCGCTACCCGAACGGCTCGTTCCCGGCGACCAGCGGCCTGGCCCGCCTGGGCGAGGTGTACGAGGTCTACAACACGGACGAGAACTACACGTACAGCCTCACGGGGCAGCTACAGAAGACGTTCTCCCGCACGCTGGACGTGCGGCTGGCGTACACGTACACGGATTCGAAGGACGTGAACCCGCTGCGCTCCAGCACGGCGTCTTCGAACTTCGTGTTCAACCTGGCGGACGCCAATCCGAACGACCCGAACCTGCGGCCGTCGGACTGGCTGGTGAAGCACCGCATCCTCGCGAGCGGCACCTACAGCGCCAACTTCATCCGCCGCGCGCCCACCGAGATCTCCTTCATCTACGAAGGCGAGAGCGGCCGGCCGTACTCGTACCGGTACGACGGCGACGTGAACAACGACAACGCCACCAGCAACGACCTGATCTACATCCCGCGCAGCATCGGCGAGGTCCGCTTCCAGGCCGCGTCGGCCACGCAGCCGCTCACGCCGGAGCAGTCGTGGGCGAACCTGAACGCCTTCATCAACCGCGTGGAGTGCCTGCGCGAGTCGCGCGGCAAGGTGCTGCAGCGGAACGCCTGCAACCAGCCGTGGAGCAACCGCTTCGACGTCCGGCTGGCGCAGACCGTTCCCTCGGTGGGCAAGCAGAACGTGCAGCTCACGCTGGACGTGCTGAACTTCGGCAACCTGCTCAACCGTAGCTGGGGCTTCAACGAGAGCGTCGCCAACCAGAGCGATCCGCTCCTGCGCGTCACCAACAACACGCCGAACGCCAACGGCCGTGTTGAGCTCGCGCCGTTCGCGGCCGGGCGCCAGGTGTTCCAGCCGAGCAACCTCGGCTCGCGCTACCAGATCCAGCTCGGCGCGCGCTACCTCTTCTAA